The proteins below are encoded in one region of Paenibacillus sp. YYML68:
- a CDS encoding energy-coupling factor ABC transporter ATP-binding protein has product MHIHYEQVSYTYPGHRHDEPIIRELDLTVPSGQFVAWMGPNGSGKSTLAQMVNALIIPQQGHLQVGEHIVQRSKRNYRELRKRVGYVFQNNGYATLGDTIEDNIMAGLNLLEVTVAAARRKARQVLDEVGLPYESHAHRPLYTLHGILQRKAVLASVLAQEPRILVLDEFTAGLDAEGRSELLNVLQKVHQAYGCTILYITHRLEEALDYAERIVVLRGGHVHLDIAPIRVLDYADQLQEVGIELPPMMRLVQRLEHTTSFRHEHVKERDLIEQVKQYVAQSRLRRKSLHEQL; this is encoded by the coding sequence ATGCACATTCATTACGAGCAAGTAAGCTACACGTATCCCGGCCATCGGCACGATGAGCCGATCATTCGCGAGCTGGACCTGACCGTTCCGTCCGGACAATTCGTCGCCTGGATGGGGCCGAATGGCAGCGGCAAGTCTACACTGGCCCAGATGGTGAATGCGCTGATCATTCCGCAGCAGGGTCACCTACAAGTCGGTGAACATATCGTGCAGCGGAGCAAGAGGAATTATCGCGAGTTAAGGAAGCGCGTCGGATATGTGTTCCAAAATAACGGCTACGCGACGCTGGGAGATACGATAGAGGATAATATAATGGCCGGTCTGAATCTGCTTGAAGTCACTGTAGCGGCAGCTAGGCGTAAGGCGCGGCAAGTGCTGGACGAGGTCGGCTTGCCCTATGAATCACATGCACATCGACCGCTGTATACACTGCACGGCATCCTCCAGCGGAAGGCAGTATTAGCCTCCGTACTGGCACAGGAGCCACGTATTCTCGTGCTGGATGAATTCACTGCAGGATTGGACGCTGAAGGACGGTCGGAGCTATTGAATGTGTTACAGAAGGTTCATCAAGCCTACGGCTGCACCATTCTGTACATCACCCACCGACTAGAGGAAGCTCTTGATTATGCGGAGCGAATCGTCGTCTTACGCGGAGGACACGTGCATCTGGATATAGCGCCGATCCGTGTGCTGGACTACGCCGACCAGCTCCAAGAGGTCGGCATCGAGCTGCCGCCGATGATGCGGCTCGTGCAGCGTCTGGAGCATACGACGTCATTCCGACACGAGCATGTGAAGGAGCGCGACCTGATCGAGCAGGTGAAACAATACGTCGCACAGTCACGATTACGGAGGAAGAGCTTGCATGAACAGCTATAA
- a CDS encoding ATP-binding cassette domain-containing protein, protein MNASHTSHHLPIPVMRLAQVSYTTPVGIPLLHAVSADFYPGEWVAVVGRNGSGKSTLAKLLQGLLQPTSGTVQLNSAQGRGLILPNPDHQYIGLTVEDDIFFGLEQLELPLAVMEERIEEALQLMGLQTKRQVSPQQLSGGEKQRLAIASVLAMKPAVIIMDDAASMLDAASRQQLQRLMSDLQEHGHTVIQLTHNLDEALSADRVLILHEGELIDLGAPMSLAQHTSLLHQAGIRPPFMLRLHVELVDEAVCPELRSTLHIDEMAEQLCTFITSK, encoded by the coding sequence ATGAACGCTTCACATACCTCGCATCACCTCCCGATCCCAGTGATGCGTCTGGCGCAGGTCAGCTATACCACTCCTGTCGGCATTCCGCTGCTACATGCTGTATCCGCAGACTTCTACCCAGGAGAATGGGTGGCAGTCGTTGGCCGGAATGGCTCGGGGAAATCGACGCTGGCGAAGCTGCTGCAAGGCTTGCTTCAGCCTACATCAGGCACCGTTCAGCTGAATAGCGCGCAAGGTCGAGGTCTGATTCTGCCTAATCCCGACCATCAATACATCGGACTAACCGTGGAGGATGATATCTTCTTCGGACTGGAGCAGCTGGAGCTGCCACTGGCGGTTATGGAAGAACGGATCGAAGAGGCGCTTCAACTCATGGGGCTGCAGACGAAGCGCCAAGTCTCTCCTCAGCAGCTATCCGGTGGGGAGAAACAGCGGCTTGCCATTGCAAGCGTGCTCGCGATGAAGCCAGCGGTCATCATCATGGACGATGCGGCATCGATGCTGGATGCGGCGAGCAGACAGCAGCTACAGCGGCTGATGTCAGACCTGCAGGAGCACGGACATACCGTCATCCAGCTCACCCATAATTTAGATGAGGCGTTGTCCGCAGACCGAGTTCTCATCCTCCATGAAGGCGAGCTGATAGATCTAGGTGCTCCGATGAGCCTTGCACAGCACACTTCATTATTACATCAGGCTGGCATCCGTCCTCCCTTCATGCTCCGTCTTCATGTAGAGCTTGTCGACGAAGCCGTATGCCCTGAGCTGAGAAGCACCTTACATATCGATGAAATGGCGGAGCAGCTATGCACATTCATTACGAGCAAGTAA